The Planococcus liqunii genome includes a region encoding these proteins:
- a CDS encoding sugar ABC transporter substrate-binding protein: protein MKNKNHLFIVSCMIMMLILSACGSENAASGNDALKIGVSIPAGANNTVKNWFEAIKISGEKQGFEVIGIDSQSDPSKQVGTIDNLLTQNVDALIVWPLDANTVQPALDRAIAKNIPVLGVDFNVAKGGKGYNLTSQVIFDRGASATEAAKLFAETFKGQDVEVAGIGMAIPVPGNIFVMSKFKEETANYDHLKWVEQQDNPTDNIAGAAPIMANILTKNPDVRAVFTYNDETAIGAAQAIKNANKTLYEEDPEKGIMIIGVNAEKSGIEAIEQGKVHATFNLNPIKAGVESVDFLNQHFNEGAKLEELPKEIVIPVPMVDKDTEDFVSWEEELNSISAD from the coding sequence ATGAAGAATAAAAACCATTTATTCATTGTCTCCTGTATGATCATGATGCTCATTCTGTCAGCTTGTGGATCCGAAAACGCAGCCTCAGGAAATGATGCGCTGAAAATAGGCGTCTCCATCCCGGCGGGTGCAAACAATACAGTAAAAAATTGGTTTGAAGCGATTAAAATAAGCGGGGAAAAACAAGGGTTTGAAGTGATAGGCATCGACAGCCAAAGCGATCCCAGCAAGCAAGTAGGCACCATCGATAACCTGCTGACACAAAATGTGGATGCACTCATCGTATGGCCGCTGGACGCCAATACCGTCCAACCGGCGCTTGACCGCGCTATCGCCAAAAACATTCCGGTCCTGGGTGTGGATTTCAATGTAGCGAAAGGCGGAAAAGGCTATAACCTGACAAGCCAAGTGATTTTTGATCGGGGAGCGTCTGCCACGGAAGCAGCCAAGCTTTTTGCTGAAACCTTTAAAGGCCAGGATGTGGAAGTGGCAGGAATCGGCATGGCCATTCCAGTGCCAGGAAACATCTTCGTCATGTCCAAGTTTAAAGAAGAGACGGCAAATTACGATCACCTGAAATGGGTGGAGCAGCAGGACAACCCGACTGATAACATCGCCGGTGCAGCTCCAATCATGGCCAATATCCTCACCAAAAATCCGGACGTGCGGGCGGTTTTCACTTACAATGACGAAACCGCAATCGGAGCAGCTCAGGCCATCAAAAATGCCAATAAAACCTTATATGAAGAAGATCCGGAAAAAGGAATCATGATTATCGGCGTGAACGCTGAAAAAAGCGGCATTGAAGCGATCGAACAAGGAAAAGTCCATGCCACATTCAATTTAAATCCCATTAAAGCAGGAGTTGAATCGGTCGATTTCTTGAACCAGCATTTTAACGAAGGGGCAAAATTGGAAGAACTGCCGAAAGAGATTGTGATTCCGGTTCCTATGGTCGATAAAGACACGGAAGACTTTGTTTCATGGGAAGAAGAGCTGAATTCGATTTCAGCTGACTAA
- a CDS encoding hydantoinase B/oxoprolinase family protein: MDQILVSILSNRLKAIGRQMGVVIERSAHSPLLVEGRDFSLGIYDFQGNLIEQTEYIPILGYAASPGVKEVVKYFGEDVYEGDVFLHNDPFTGGNQNSDWKVLKPVFHNGECVAWTVITAHQADVGGAVPGSYNPNATDLWQEGLRIPPLKIYEKGKLRYDVWDLIIGNVRLPIVGDDIHAMVGGCTVGERELKVLFEQYSKEVIYEAVEEIFNSTEKMAKKIIKGMPNGNYKASWKVRDDGHDHDAEMVIKVDIQVEDEHITFDFEGTSPQTKGYVNAPYPVTLSSVMITFFMLSEQEIAHNEAVQRCITLKVPQGTMLNPNYPAATGFGNHLSDQVCSVIMLALEEALPERITAGWNTLMCSIVNGWDSRREMPYVDILLNGTKGGSGGTYGTDGYDHIGLIASGGALAAQDPEMFEMVNPVFLTKYEYSQDSAGAGQWRGGLGVETTFTFLDDGGQASVFGDGGTEDTRAPGILGGKQGSINAIELQYPNDRKYAAHVKDLISDIPKNTVYKQLAGGGGGYGNPADRAVEKVAFDVKCGYVSEQVARDEYKVAFKDAVRGVVDTEQTEKLRQTV; encoded by the coding sequence ATGGATCAAATCCTAGTTTCGATACTGTCAAACCGTTTGAAAGCAATCGGCCGCCAAATGGGAGTTGTCATTGAACGAAGCGCACATTCGCCTTTGCTAGTGGAAGGACGCGACTTTTCATTAGGGATCTATGATTTCCAGGGCAATTTGATCGAGCAGACCGAATACATCCCGATTCTTGGGTATGCAGCGAGTCCGGGCGTGAAGGAAGTCGTTAAATACTTTGGCGAAGACGTGTACGAAGGGGATGTCTTCCTTCATAACGATCCATTTACCGGAGGGAACCAGAACTCCGATTGGAAAGTGCTGAAGCCCGTGTTCCATAACGGGGAATGTGTAGCCTGGACGGTCATCACAGCCCACCAGGCGGATGTAGGGGGCGCTGTTCCAGGTTCCTACAATCCCAATGCCACCGATTTGTGGCAGGAAGGATTGCGGATTCCTCCTTTGAAAATCTATGAAAAAGGGAAGCTGCGCTACGACGTGTGGGACCTGATCATCGGCAATGTCCGGCTGCCGATTGTCGGAGATGATATTCATGCAATGGTAGGCGGTTGTACCGTCGGTGAAAGAGAATTGAAAGTATTGTTTGAACAATATTCAAAAGAAGTGATTTATGAGGCTGTCGAAGAAATTTTCAATTCCACAGAAAAAATGGCAAAAAAAATCATCAAAGGCATGCCGAACGGCAATTACAAAGCGTCCTGGAAAGTCAGAGATGACGGCCATGACCATGACGCGGAAATGGTGATCAAAGTCGACATCCAAGTGGAGGATGAGCACATCACGTTCGATTTTGAAGGGACTTCCCCTCAAACGAAAGGGTATGTCAATGCGCCGTATCCAGTAACGCTTTCTTCCGTGATGATCACGTTCTTCATGTTAAGCGAACAGGAAATCGCTCACAACGAAGCTGTCCAGAGATGCATTACACTGAAAGTCCCTCAAGGAACCATGCTGAATCCCAACTATCCTGCTGCGACAGGGTTCGGGAACCACTTGAGCGACCAGGTCTGCTCCGTAATCATGCTGGCATTAGAGGAGGCGCTTCCTGAACGGATCACTGCCGGCTGGAATACGTTGATGTGTTCCATTGTCAACGGCTGGGATTCCAGAAGAGAAATGCCCTATGTGGACATTCTGCTGAACGGCACCAAAGGCGGAAGCGGCGGCACTTACGGAACAGACGGGTACGATCATATCGGCTTGATCGCTTCCGGCGGAGCGCTCGCGGCCCAAGATCCGGAGATGTTTGAAATGGTCAATCCGGTTTTCCTGACCAAATACGAGTATAGCCAGGATTCTGCCGGTGCTGGCCAATGGCGCGGCGGTTTGGGTGTCGAAACAACGTTCACTTTCCTGGATGATGGCGGCCAAGCCAGTGTCTTTGGCGACGGCGGGACAGAAGATACAAGAGCGCCCGGCATCTTAGGCGGGAAGCAGGGAAGCATCAATGCCATCGAACTGCAGTATCCGAACGACAGAAAATACGCGGCGCATGTCAAAGATCTTATTTCCGATATCCCGAAAAATACCGTTTACAAGCAATTGGCAGGCGGAGGCGGCGGGTATGGGAATCCGGCAGACCGCGCGGTTGAAAAAGTCGCATTCGACGTGAAATGCGGTTATGTGTCGGAACAAGTGGCTCGGGACGAATACAAAGTTGCATTTAAAGATGCGGTGCGAGGCGTAGTGGACACGGAACAAACGGAAAAATTGAGACAGACAGTCTGA
- a CDS encoding hydantoinase/oxoprolinase family protein: protein MSKFTMGIDVGGTFTDFLFLNSENDQQLIEKVLTTPHDPSEGVLTGIGNIAAKFDLTAEQLLQQTGLIVHGTTVTTNAVLTDKGAKTGLITTEGFRDVLQMRRGVRSKEHLYDNKYAAPKPLVPRDLIYGAKERTHLDGSVLTEVTKEDLENAVALFKREGISSVAICFMHSYANPQNELLAKKYVEEMMPDAFVSISTDVASVVRLYNRVSTVAMNSYVGPILKNYIGHLVDKLRGLHFEGELLIMQSNGGVTNPLNVVEVPATTVLSGPAGGPVAGSVFAKTSGFNDAIVVDMGGTSFEASIIDKGEISIKKEGEVKRNLISLPMADIHTIGSGGGSIAWIDDGGLLKVGPQSATAVPGPACYDRGGELPTCSDADLVLGYLNPDYFLGGGISLNLEKARQAVSEHVAKPLGLSIEEAALGIYEISNLNMANGIKEATVLQGHDPRSFPLVVAGGAGPVHAAMIAKELDIKEIVVPKFSSVLCAVGMLASNLRHDYVKTYNKNWKTANMAEIMEVLSEDRGLGLKALLNEGVEEEESALVYGLDMRYLGQHYEVTIEIAEEDMAKENKAEVAGKFHAEHERLFGFSLLNSDLEVMNIRLTCKGKQSEFKAQTIEEAAEHDKLQAKNKRQVFDPVTKQLLETDVYDGEAMKAGSKLQGPAIIELTTTTIVVPTGFNVHLNKHGNFIIKDSALTLQTQEEEKVWIKS from the coding sequence ATGTCGAAATTTACAATGGGCATTGATGTTGGAGGCACTTTCACGGACTTTCTGTTTCTGAATTCCGAAAATGATCAGCAGTTGATTGAAAAGGTATTAACGACACCCCATGATCCTTCGGAAGGCGTGCTGACGGGCATCGGCAATATCGCTGCGAAATTCGATCTGACAGCAGAGCAGCTCCTTCAGCAGACCGGGTTGATCGTTCATGGAACGACTGTAACGACCAATGCGGTGCTGACTGACAAAGGAGCGAAAACCGGCTTGATCACTACGGAAGGTTTCAGGGATGTCCTCCAGATGCGCCGAGGCGTCCGCAGCAAAGAGCATCTGTACGACAACAAATACGCAGCACCGAAGCCGCTGGTCCCCCGGGACTTAATTTACGGCGCGAAAGAACGAACCCATCTCGATGGATCGGTATTGACTGAAGTCACCAAAGAAGATTTGGAAAATGCCGTAGCGCTTTTCAAGCGGGAAGGAATTTCATCTGTCGCCATTTGTTTCATGCACTCTTATGCCAATCCCCAAAACGAGCTTTTGGCGAAAAAATACGTAGAGGAAATGATGCCGGACGCGTTTGTATCGATTTCCACGGATGTAGCGTCCGTTGTTCGGCTTTATAACCGGGTAAGTACGGTTGCGATGAATTCATATGTCGGACCGATATTGAAAAATTACATCGGTCACCTTGTCGACAAACTGCGCGGCCTTCATTTTGAAGGCGAACTGCTGATTATGCAGTCCAACGGCGGCGTAACCAATCCGTTGAACGTGGTCGAAGTTCCGGCAACAACCGTTTTATCCGGTCCGGCAGGAGGTCCGGTGGCGGGCAGTGTATTTGCTAAAACGAGCGGATTCAATGACGCCATTGTCGTTGATATGGGAGGAACTTCCTTTGAAGCTTCCATCATCGACAAAGGGGAAATCAGCATCAAAAAAGAGGGAGAAGTAAAACGCAACCTGATTTCCCTGCCGATGGCGGATATCCACACCATCGGCTCCGGCGGTGGGAGCATCGCCTGGATCGATGACGGCGGCTTGCTGAAAGTCGGCCCGCAGAGCGCCACCGCAGTTCCGGGTCCGGCATGCTACGACCGCGGCGGTGAGTTGCCGACGTGTTCCGATGCCGACTTGGTATTAGGTTATCTGAACCCTGATTATTTCCTGGGCGGCGGCATTTCGCTGAATTTGGAAAAAGCGCGCCAAGCCGTCTCCGAGCATGTTGCCAAACCGCTTGGGCTGAGCATTGAAGAAGCGGCACTCGGGATTTACGAGATCTCCAATTTGAATATGGCAAACGGCATCAAGGAAGCGACGGTTCTGCAAGGCCATGATCCCCGTTCATTCCCGCTGGTCGTAGCGGGAGGCGCAGGTCCGGTCCATGCCGCGATGATTGCAAAAGAACTGGACATCAAGGAAATCGTCGTCCCTAAATTCTCTTCCGTGCTGTGTGCGGTCGGGATGCTTGCATCCAACTTGAGGCATGACTATGTGAAGACCTACAACAAAAACTGGAAGACTGCCAATATGGCGGAAATCATGGAGGTATTGAGTGAAGACCGGGGGCTTGGATTAAAGGCCTTGTTGAACGAAGGCGTCGAAGAGGAAGAAAGCGCCTTGGTCTACGGGCTGGATATGCGGTATCTTGGCCAGCATTATGAAGTGACCATTGAAATAGCAGAAGAAGATATGGCCAAAGAAAACAAAGCGGAAGTCGCCGGCAAGTTCCATGCAGAACATGAGAGACTGTTTGGATTCAGCTTATTGAACAGCGACCTTGAAGTCATGAACATCCGTTTGACGTGCAAAGGCAAACAATCGGAGTTCAAAGCCCAGACAATCGAAGAGGCTGCAGAACATGACAAGCTCCAAGCCAAAAACAAACGCCAGGTATTCGATCCGGTGACGAAACAATTGCTTGAAACCGATGTATACGACGGCGAAGCGATGAAAGCGGGGTCAAAACTTCAAGGACCGGCAATCATCGAGTTGACGACGACGACAATCGTCGTGCCGACGGGCTTCAATGTCCATTTGAACAAGCACGGCAATTTCATCATCAAAGATTCAGCGCTTACACTTCAAACACAGGAGGAGGAAAAAGTATGGATCAAATCCTAG
- a CDS encoding M24 family metallopeptidase, whose protein sequence is MTNKLAETYNEKNAVKYRWNQLDSMMETEKLDVVVVYGKGIITQYGFLYYFGGYYPILRPGFIIYAKGQEPISYYTTRADSYLAKKMGFVNDARFLGTGDVIHSEADLYQHIGELINSYEPNKVGVVGLESMMSGSQSSMFKNLLDAEVLDITSNIEKIKSIKSPDEQEGIRQSYSLALESFEEFKNAIRPGRTSAEIAADIEKIARGKGAIDTLIFVEEGPYFLRKATSDKITNNSVVTAYVELIDENGYWVEKGGLFTVGDISNEELELAQSCVNAIKEIQQTLKPGIPINSVSKIIHKHTAKLDVNMGIWHGHGIGVDHDLPILTDTDTSLFEEDMVISVHPNYSDKQEKYGVSIADVFIITKDGAESLSQGAYDIIKL, encoded by the coding sequence ATGACGAACAAGTTAGCCGAAACTTACAATGAAAAAAATGCAGTGAAATACCGATGGAACCAATTGGATTCGATGATGGAAACTGAAAAGCTGGATGTAGTCGTGGTCTACGGGAAAGGGATCATCACCCAGTATGGATTCCTTTACTATTTTGGAGGCTACTATCCAATCTTGAGGCCCGGTTTTATTATTTACGCGAAAGGGCAGGAGCCAATTTCTTATTACACCACAAGGGCAGACAGCTATTTAGCGAAAAAGATGGGCTTTGTAAATGATGCACGCTTCCTTGGAACAGGAGACGTTATTCATTCCGAAGCTGATTTGTATCAGCATATTGGTGAACTGATCAATTCATATGAGCCGAATAAAGTAGGGGTAGTAGGGCTTGAATCCATGATGAGCGGGAGCCAAAGCTCCATGTTTAAAAATCTATTGGATGCCGAAGTGCTGGATATAACCTCTAATATCGAAAAAATCAAAAGCATCAAATCACCTGATGAACAAGAAGGGATCCGCCAATCCTATTCTTTAGCACTGGAAAGTTTTGAAGAATTTAAGAATGCGATCAGACCTGGCAGAACGTCAGCCGAAATTGCTGCAGATATTGAAAAAATCGCGCGCGGAAAAGGTGCCATCGATACGTTGATATTTGTGGAAGAAGGGCCGTATTTCTTGAGAAAAGCCACGTCTGACAAAATCACCAATAATTCAGTAGTAACTGCATACGTCGAGTTAATTGACGAGAACGGCTACTGGGTCGAAAAAGGCGGGTTATTCACGGTAGGGGATATTTCAAACGAAGAATTAGAACTTGCGCAGTCTTGTGTAAACGCTATCAAAGAAATCCAGCAGACTTTGAAACCGGGCATTCCGATTAATAGCGTGTCAAAAATCATTCATAAACACACCGCCAAACTGGATGTGAACATGGGCATCTGGCACGGCCATGGAATTGGTGTGGACCATGATTTACCGATTTTAACGGATACCGATACAAGTTTGTTTGAAGAGGACATGGTGATCAGCGTTCACCCGAACTATTCTGACAAGCAGGAGAAATACGGCGTCAGCATTGCAGATGTTTTTATCATCACGAAAGACGGAGCAGAATCACTCAGCCAAGGCGCTTACGATATCATCAAACTTTAA
- a CDS encoding FadR/GntR family transcriptional regulator: MELFTKLKDFELQSVPLQIATAIQKQIYNQDLKPGDRLPKQEELADFFAVSRPTIREALDLLMESQLIQRESPKSKSYVIANFHPDKALKSVQDIILLSLTFNTLTKWELYAIREMIEIPCAALAAKNRTEEDIRELELLLPGPEILTKSVPEIFEADARFHIKLAECTRNPLAKTLVESLVYAYFKLDIFISEVEKRSIIDGLPELLEAVKNGDEEEAREKMTEHMKHFKYYHKK; encoded by the coding sequence ATGGAACTCTTCACTAAACTAAAAGATTTTGAATTGCAGTCAGTGCCTTTGCAGATTGCAACTGCCATTCAAAAGCAAATCTACAATCAGGACTTGAAACCTGGAGACCGCCTGCCGAAACAAGAGGAACTAGCGGATTTCTTCGCAGTTAGCAGACCAACCATTCGAGAAGCACTGGATTTGCTGATGGAATCCCAGTTAATCCAACGCGAATCTCCAAAATCGAAAAGTTATGTCATCGCTAACTTCCATCCCGATAAGGCATTAAAAAGTGTGCAAGACATTATATTACTATCCTTAACTTTTAATACATTAACTAAGTGGGAACTCTATGCAATCCGAGAAATGATTGAAATTCCGTGCGCCGCTTTAGCTGCAAAAAACAGAACCGAAGAAGACATCAGGGAATTGGAACTGCTTTTGCCAGGCCCGGAAATCCTGACAAAGAGCGTCCCCGAAATTTTTGAGGCAGATGCCAGATTCCATATTAAGCTGGCTGAATGCACGCGGAATCCATTAGCTAAGACTTTAGTAGAGTCTTTGGTGTATGCCTATTTCAAATTGGATATTTTTATTAGCGAAGTTGAAAAGCGTTCGATAATAGATGGCTTACCGGAACTCTTGGAAGCAGTAAAAAACGGGGATGAAGAAGAGGCAAGAGAAAAAATGACGGAGCATATGAAACATTTCAAGTACTACCATAAAAAATGA
- a CDS encoding FusB/FusC family EF-G-binding protein — protein sequence MIHVKETTDKTGNTGARPEAFIRNDQFNFIKDQTRILVTGQATGNDAEVLSVLRHLAHEKVFKLFPSLTAEQKTVLNPLASVKEKADAEAFLAQLEPYIIPFKAVTDAALKKLFPKAKKLKGPKFENIDFKKLSYLAWTESSSLMYLVYEKDGRLEGIHGSLTRSHKKGICAICNRHSEVGMFTAKTKSSGQDNYIKRGNYICQEPDVCNSNLNSLERLGEFTGMIQK from the coding sequence ATGATACATGTAAAAGAAACAACCGATAAAACCGGAAACACTGGCGCACGCCCGGAAGCATTTATCCGGAACGACCAGTTTAACTTTATTAAAGACCAGACACGGATCCTCGTGACCGGGCAGGCGACGGGCAACGACGCCGAAGTGCTGAGCGTCCTCCGCCACCTGGCGCACGAGAAAGTGTTCAAGCTGTTCCCGTCGCTGACGGCCGAACAGAAAACGGTGCTGAACCCGCTCGCAAGCGTCAAGGAAAAGGCCGACGCCGAAGCGTTTCTGGCGCAGCTCGAGCCGTACATCATCCCGTTCAAAGCGGTCACCGATGCGGCCTTGAAGAAACTGTTCCCGAAAGCGAAAAAGCTGAAGGGGCCGAAGTTCGAGAACATCGATTTCAAGAAACTGTCGTACCTCGCCTGGACAGAGAGTTCGAGCCTGATGTACCTCGTCTACGAAAAAGACGGGCGCCTGGAAGGCATCCACGGTTCACTCACCCGCAGCCATAAAAAAGGCATCTGCGCGATCTGCAACCGCCACAGCGAAGTCGGCATGTTCACCGCCAAGACGAAAAGCTCTGGACAGGATAACTACATCAAGCGCGGCAACTACATCTGCCAGGAGCCGGATGTCTGCAACAGCAACTTGAATTCTTTGGAACGGCTTGGGGAATTTACAGGCATGATCCAAAAATAA
- a CDS encoding DUF6241 domain-containing protein: MKQILATTIISFGVIALLAVGGYWFIQREAAKGEEPPTVSAGVQAPEVQPTEQTLEIVDTPFSTEMDEKKLQDHLHEMSHSKVYAADKWGQVRLITQANIAELLAIVEASNFEKKTFYQSTLEDWQQGDFSNAVEVHNSIWSWHGGTVGKATRLMTKEEEQAYTRSNF; this comes from the coding sequence GTGAAACAGATTTTGGCAACAACTATTATCAGCTTTGGCGTTATTGCCTTGCTTGCGGTCGGCGGGTATTGGTTTATTCAGCGCGAAGCGGCTAAAGGCGAAGAACCGCCTACAGTTTCTGCCGGTGTCCAGGCTCCGGAAGTACAGCCCACCGAACAGACTTTGGAGATTGTCGACACCCCCTTTTCTACTGAGATGGACGAAAAGAAGCTGCAGGACCATCTTCACGAGATGAGCCACAGCAAAGTGTACGCGGCTGATAAATGGGGGCAGGTGCGGCTGATCACGCAGGCAAATATTGCAGAGCTGCTGGCGATTGTCGAAGCGAGTAATTTCGAGAAAAAAACCTTTTACCAGAGTACGCTTGAAGACTGGCAGCAAGGTGACTTTTCGAATGCCGTGGAAGTCCATAACTCCATCTGGAGCTGGCACGGCGGAACGGTCGGCAAAGCGACCCGGCTCATGACCAAAGAAGAAGAACAGGCATACACCCGTTCAAACTTCTAA
- a CDS encoding antibiotic biosynthesis monooxygenase family protein — MVLEAAVLYVKPGMEKEYEGAFRQASAIISSMNGYLSHELQRCMEVKGKYLLLVEWKRLEDHTVGFRQSPEYLEWKRLLHHFYEPFPVVEHFEKIDLT, encoded by the coding sequence ATGGTTTTGGAAGCTGCAGTGCTTTATGTAAAACCGGGCATGGAGAAAGAGTACGAAGGGGCTTTTCGGCAAGCATCTGCAATTATTTCTTCGATGAACGGCTACTTGTCCCACGAATTGCAGCGGTGCATGGAAGTGAAAGGGAAGTATTTGCTGCTAGTGGAATGGAAAAGGTTAGAGGACCATACCGTAGGGTTCAGGCAATCTCCTGAATATCTGGAATGGAAGCGATTATTGCACCACTTTTATGAACCGTTTCCGGTTGTGGAGCATTTTGAGAAAATCGATCTTACATAA
- a CDS encoding alpha/beta fold hydrolase: protein MTTTAIASKFMEVNGINTHYHEEGTGEETIILIHGSGPGVSAFANWRLIIPTLSEKYHVFAPDIIGFGETDKLESNDYPVDLWVEHLIGFIEAVSDGPVYLVGNSMGGALSLHVALQRPELVKKLILMGSAGIQFPISEGLERVWGYEASLESMRELIKLFSYNQEAANNEELVRLRYEASIRPDVKQSFEAMFPEPRQNKLDELALTDDELRQIQIPALLFHGLNDQVIPIERTSYRLIELLPHAELHVFNECGHWTQIEKTEPFVEHILTFIK from the coding sequence ATGACAACAACAGCGATTGCGTCAAAATTCATGGAAGTGAACGGCATCAACACGCATTACCACGAGGAAGGGACGGGTGAGGAGACGATTATCCTGATCCACGGCTCCGGTCCGGGGGTTTCCGCGTTTGCCAACTGGCGCTTGATTATTCCGACACTCAGCGAGAAGTACCATGTGTTCGCCCCGGACATCATCGGCTTCGGTGAAACGGATAAGCTCGAAAGCAATGACTATCCCGTGGATTTATGGGTCGAGCACCTCATCGGCTTTATCGAAGCGGTATCGGACGGGCCGGTCTATCTGGTGGGCAATTCGATGGGCGGCGCCCTGTCACTGCATGTCGCTTTACAAAGGCCGGAATTAGTGAAAAAACTCATACTGATGGGCAGTGCAGGTATTCAATTCCCTATTTCAGAAGGATTAGAACGGGTATGGGGCTACGAAGCAAGCCTGGAGTCTATGCGTGAACTGATCAAGCTGTTCTCGTACAACCAGGAAGCGGCGAATAACGAGGAACTTGTCCGTCTGCGCTACGAGGCGAGCATCCGCCCGGACGTCAAGCAGTCGTTCGAAGCGATGTTCCCGGAACCGCGCCAAAACAAACTCGATGAACTGGCGCTGACGGACGACGAACTCCGACAGATCCAGATTCCGGCGCTGCTGTTCCACGGCCTGAACGACCAAGTCATTCCGATTGAGCGTACAAGCTATCGGCTGATCGAACTCCTGCCGCACGCCGAGCTGCACGTCTTCAACGAATGCGGCCACTGGACGCAGATCGAAAAAACCGAACCGTTCGTCGAGCATATTTTGACGTTCATCAAGTGA
- a CDS encoding catechol 2,3-dioxygenase → MTKEPILDVAQLAHVEIYSTDLEGSIKFFREILGMEESHREGNSVYMRAYEDFYHSTLIITANDEAGLGHIAWRATSPQALERRVQAIEATGYGLGWIDGDIGHGRAYQFTLPDGHKMEILWDVEYYQAPEDQKTPLLNRPQKRPARGVPVRRIDHVNLSASETNKNVEFLEEALGFKVRERIMDGDDKDVAAWLSVTNLVHDIAVMGDALGEKGRLHHICYWYGYPQHLADVADLLIEAGFKIESGPGKHGVTQANFLYVIEPGGNRVELFGDSGYQIFDPAWKTVEWKGVDLEHSVIWHGSSLPAEFFEYATPVRTKAPVENA, encoded by the coding sequence ATGACAAAAGAACCGATTTTAGATGTAGCACAACTGGCGCACGTGGAGATTTACAGCACGGACCTTGAAGGATCCATTAAGTTTTTCAGAGAAATTTTAGGGATGGAAGAATCCCACCGCGAAGGCAATTCCGTTTACATGCGCGCTTATGAGGACTTCTACCACAGTACGTTGATCATCACTGCCAATGACGAAGCGGGACTCGGGCATATTGCTTGGCGTGCCACTTCTCCGCAGGCGCTGGAACGCCGTGTGCAGGCGATCGAAGCGACAGGCTATGGCCTTGGCTGGATCGACGGCGATATTGGGCACGGGCGTGCGTACCAGTTCACATTGCCGGATGGCCATAAGATGGAAATTCTGTGGGATGTGGAATATTACCAGGCGCCGGAAGATCAGAAAACACCGTTGTTGAACCGTCCTCAAAAGCGTCCGGCAAGAGGCGTGCCGGTCCGCCGCATTGACCATGTCAACTTATCAGCGAGCGAAACGAACAAAAACGTGGAGTTCCTGGAAGAAGCGCTTGGCTTTAAAGTGCGCGAGCGCATCATGGACGGGGACGATAAAGACGTCGCGGCTTGGCTGAGTGTCACGAACTTGGTGCACGACATCGCCGTCATGGGCGATGCCCTCGGTGAAAAAGGGCGTCTGCACCACATCTGCTACTGGTACGGCTACCCGCAGCACTTAGCAGATGTTGCCGATTTATTAATCGAAGCTGGATTTAAGATTGAATCCGGTCCAGGAAAACATGGTGTCACGCAAGCAAACTTCCTCTATGTAATCGAACCGGGCGGCAACCGAGTTGAGTTATTCGGGGATTCAGGCTACCAGATTTTTGACCCGGCTTGGAAAACGGTCGAGTGGAAAGGTGTGGACCTTGAGCATTCGGTTATCTGGCACGGTTCGAGTCTGCCTGCAGAATTCTTCGAATACGCGACACCGGTCAGAACAAAGGCACCAGTGGAAAATGCATAA